A section of the Kribbella sp. HUAS MG21 genome encodes:
- a CDS encoding winged helix-turn-helix domain-containing protein, producing the protein MTPANRRTVTPSVLAAIHHPLRRRLIDLLHVDGPATASALAGVTGELVGNVSHHLKVLASAGVIVEAPELAKTRRERWWRIGDTSEYSWSIADAEGDPAGELVAATAEDANLAHHVGKVRQWFDMRHEFDEPWVRAAYATERWLTLTPEQLTELSERVEELVREYVDAPAAGDDARRVFFFAHAVPARP; encoded by the coding sequence ATGACCCCCGCGAACCGCCGTACCGTGACGCCGTCCGTGCTCGCCGCGATCCACCATCCGCTGCGCCGCCGGCTGATCGACCTGCTGCACGTCGACGGCCCGGCGACCGCGTCGGCGCTGGCCGGGGTGACCGGAGAACTTGTCGGCAACGTGAGCCATCACCTGAAGGTTCTCGCGTCCGCGGGCGTGATCGTCGAAGCCCCTGAGCTCGCGAAGACCCGGCGCGAACGGTGGTGGCGGATCGGCGACACCTCGGAGTACTCCTGGTCGATCGCGGACGCCGAGGGCGATCCGGCGGGCGAGCTGGTGGCGGCCACCGCCGAGGACGCGAACCTGGCTCATCACGTCGGGAAAGTGCGCCAGTGGTTCGACATGCGGCACGAGTTCGACGAGCCCTGGGTGCGGGCGGCGTACGCGACCGAGAGATGGCTCACATTGACGCCCGAGCAGCTCACCGAGCTCAGCGAGCGGGTCGAGGAGCTGGTTCGCGAGTACGTCGACGCGCCGGCCGCGGGCGACGACGCCCGCCGGGTCTTCTTCTTCGCGCACGCGGTCCCGGCCCGGCCGTGA
- a CDS encoding nitrite/sulfite reductase, whose amino-acid sequence MTAGVTTPAARKPARPRKGKGEGQWALGYREPLNKNEENKKNDDGLNVRARIENVYAHRGFDSIDPADLRGRFRWWGLYTQRKPGIDGGKTATLEPEELDDRYFMMRVRVEGGQLTTEQLKVIAEVSTRYARDTADITDRQNIQLHWVAIEDVPAIWQQLESVGLYTTEACGDVPRVVIASPVAGIAADEIIDPTPAIEEIVEKYIGSTEFSNLPRKFKTALTGHPSHDVVPEVNDIAFVGVVHPEHGPGFDLWVGGGLSTNPMLAQRLGTWIPRDEVAEAWWGVTSIFRDYGYRRLRNRARLKFLLADWGVEKFRDVLETKYLKRKLIDGPAPEVPAVQGDHVGVHKQKDGKYFVGVAPVVGRVSGTTLAKVADVVAAHGSNRIRTTAQQKLLVLDVEESQVDSLVAALDKLGFQANPSGWRRNTMACTGIEFCKLAIVETKAKAARLIEELEERIPELDVPITVNLNGCPNSCARIQTADIGLKGQLVMGADGKQVPGYQVHLGGGLGLDAGFGRKLRGHKVTADDLTDYVERVTQNYLKERNEGERFAQWVTRADEEALQ is encoded by the coding sequence ATGACTGCCGGCGTCACCACTCCCGCTGCCCGCAAACCGGCCCGCCCCCGCAAGGGCAAGGGCGAGGGCCAGTGGGCACTCGGATACCGCGAGCCGCTGAACAAGAACGAAGAGAACAAGAAGAACGACGACGGCCTGAACGTCCGGGCCCGGATCGAGAACGTCTACGCGCACCGCGGCTTCGACTCGATCGACCCCGCCGACCTGCGCGGCCGGTTCCGCTGGTGGGGGCTGTACACCCAGCGCAAGCCCGGCATCGACGGCGGCAAGACCGCGACGCTCGAGCCGGAGGAGCTGGACGACCGCTACTTCATGATGCGGGTCCGGGTCGAGGGCGGGCAGCTGACGACCGAGCAGCTCAAGGTGATCGCCGAGGTCTCCACGCGGTACGCGCGCGACACCGCGGACATCACCGACCGGCAGAACATCCAGCTGCACTGGGTGGCGATCGAGGACGTGCCGGCGATCTGGCAGCAGCTCGAGTCCGTCGGGCTCTACACCACCGAGGCGTGTGGCGACGTACCGCGGGTGGTGATCGCCAGCCCGGTCGCGGGCATCGCGGCCGACGAGATCATCGACCCGACGCCGGCCATCGAGGAGATCGTCGAGAAGTACATCGGCTCGACCGAGTTCTCGAACCTGCCGCGGAAGTTCAAGACCGCGCTGACCGGTCACCCGTCGCACGACGTCGTACCGGAGGTCAACGACATCGCGTTCGTCGGCGTCGTGCACCCGGAGCACGGCCCGGGCTTCGACCTGTGGGTCGGCGGCGGCCTGTCGACGAACCCGATGCTCGCCCAGCGGCTGGGCACCTGGATCCCGCGCGACGAGGTCGCCGAGGCCTGGTGGGGCGTGACCAGCATCTTCCGCGACTACGGGTACCGCCGGCTGCGGAACCGGGCGCGGCTGAAGTTCCTGCTCGCGGACTGGGGCGTCGAGAAGTTCCGGGACGTGCTGGAGACGAAGTACCTGAAGCGGAAGCTGATCGACGGCCCGGCGCCGGAGGTTCCGGCCGTCCAGGGTGACCACGTCGGCGTCCACAAGCAGAAGGACGGCAAGTACTTCGTCGGCGTCGCGCCGGTCGTCGGCCGCGTCTCCGGTACGACGCTCGCGAAGGTCGCCGACGTCGTCGCGGCGCACGGGTCGAACCGGATCCGCACCACCGCGCAGCAGAAGCTGCTCGTGCTGGACGTCGAGGAGTCGCAGGTCGACTCGCTGGTGGCCGCGCTGGACAAGCTCGGCTTCCAGGCGAACCCGTCGGGCTGGCGGCGGAACACGATGGCCTGCACCGGCATCGAGTTCTGCAAGCTGGCGATCGTCGAGACCAAGGCGAAGGCCGCGCGGCTGATCGAGGAGCTCGAGGAGCGGATCCCGGAGCTCGACGTACCGATCACCGTGAACCTGAACGGCTGCCCGAACTCCTGCGCCCGGATCCAGACCGCCGACATCGGCCTCAAGGGCCAGCTGGTGATGGGGGCCGACGGCAAGCAGGTGCCGGGCTACCAGGTGCACCTCGGCGGCGGCCTCGGCCTGGACGCCGGCTTCGGCCGGAAGCTCCGCGGCCACAAGGTCACCGCGGACGACCTCACCGACTACGTGGAGCGTGTCACCCAGAACTACCTGAAGGAGCGCAACGAGGGCGAGCGGTTCGCCCAGTGGGTCACCCGAGCTGACGAGGAGGCACTCCAGTGA
- a CDS encoding amidase has protein sequence MPARERVTTAREIAAQVRSGARTALEVVEQALDAAWRLDPVLHFLDELDPEGALAAAKAEPTGPLAGVPFLIKSRTPPESPLLARLVAAGATPIGWSTRARAGAVSLTFGWNGREYTRNPWDLTRSPGGSTAGGAAAVAAGVVPLATGGDSGGSLRIPASFCGIVGFKGTYGRIPRPGGRPLGGLTTAGLIGADLDDVIVATSIASGPDRLDPTALPHWPVPSRLERPWRIAYHSTLGECAADPGVDRVLRERLAEVDVEVVDVPLELAPTDEAWSVLSALDNGRGVDAAGARRARQVRDLDNTALADLFATVDALVTPTTLTVAHGYDQHEQSIVTGDPCWVFNVTGHPAVSVPVGLSEGLPVGAQVVTPHGADDVALAVARRLLVELPPPPVSVGVRRASS, from the coding sequence GTGCCGGCCCGGGAACGCGTCACGACCGCTCGCGAGATCGCCGCGCAGGTGCGATCGGGGGCGAGAACGGCGCTGGAGGTGGTCGAGCAGGCGCTCGACGCCGCCTGGCGCCTCGACCCGGTGCTGCATTTCCTCGACGAGCTGGATCCCGAGGGTGCGCTCGCGGCGGCGAAGGCGGAGCCGACCGGGCCGTTGGCCGGCGTGCCGTTCCTGATCAAGTCCCGGACACCGCCGGAGTCGCCGCTGCTCGCGCGGCTGGTCGCGGCCGGCGCGACCCCGATCGGCTGGTCGACGCGGGCGCGGGCGGGTGCGGTCTCGCTGACGTTCGGCTGGAACGGGCGGGAGTACACGCGCAATCCGTGGGACCTCACGCGTTCGCCGGGCGGTTCGACGGCGGGCGGGGCTGCGGCGGTGGCTGCTGGCGTCGTACCGCTGGCGACGGGTGGTGACAGTGGCGGCTCGTTGCGGATCCCGGCGTCGTTCTGCGGGATCGTCGGGTTCAAGGGGACGTACGGGCGGATCCCGCGGCCGGGTGGGCGGCCGCTCGGCGGGCTGACCACGGCCGGGCTGATCGGCGCCGATCTCGACGACGTGATCGTTGCCACCAGCATCGCGAGCGGTCCGGACCGCCTCGACCCGACGGCCCTCCCGCACTGGCCGGTGCCGTCGCGGCTGGAGCGCCCGTGGCGGATCGCGTACCACTCGACGCTCGGTGAATGCGCCGCCGACCCCGGCGTCGATCGCGTACTGCGGGAACGCCTCGCGGAGGTCGATGTCGAGGTGGTCGACGTACCCCTGGAGTTGGCTCCGACCGACGAGGCGTGGTCGGTGCTGTCGGCGCTGGACAACGGGCGCGGCGTGGACGCTGCCGGAGCCCGTCGGGCCCGGCAGGTGCGGGATCTCGACAACACCGCGCTGGCCGACCTGTTCGCGACCGTCGACGCCCTGGTGACTCCGACCACGCTGACTGTTGCCCATGGCTACGACCAGCACGAGCAGAGCATCGTCACCGGCGACCCGTGCTGGGTGTTCAACGTGACCGGCCATCCGGCCGTGAGTGTGCCGGTCGGCCTGTCGGAAGGTTTGCCGGTAGGCGCTCAGGTCGTGACGCCGCACGGCGCGGACGACGTTGCCCTGGCAGTGGCTCGGCGACTGCTGGTCGAGCTGCCACCGCCGCCGGTCAGCGTGGGTGTTCGGCGCGCCAGTTCTTGA
- a CDS encoding sirohydrochlorin chelatase: MTAPALVILAHGSRDPRSAATVHALVKCLRDMRDDLRIEASFLDHCPPTPYQVLGKLAAEGVEEVVVLPLLLSAAYHAKIDVPAVVDEARSRFPNLRIIASDVLGYDDTLLDVLDRRMRAELKDGRVRELDALVLACAGSSDSHANASVTRLARLWGQRHKLPVTAAFVCAASPSPAEAVLQWRLEGRRHVAVGSLFLAPGVLPDRAETTSRRAGAVAVSAPLGVSAEVARLVLLRYGVAGLDLLTLEPAPRPVIARPELVRTA; the protein is encoded by the coding sequence GTGACTGCTCCAGCGCTCGTGATCCTCGCCCACGGCAGCCGCGACCCGCGCTCGGCCGCCACCGTCCACGCCCTCGTCAAGTGCCTCCGCGACATGCGTGACGACCTGCGGATCGAAGCCTCCTTCCTCGACCACTGCCCGCCCACGCCGTACCAGGTGCTCGGCAAGCTCGCCGCCGAAGGCGTCGAGGAGGTCGTCGTCCTGCCGCTGCTGCTGTCGGCCGCGTACCACGCCAAGATCGACGTCCCGGCGGTCGTCGACGAGGCGCGGAGCCGGTTCCCGAACCTGCGGATCATCGCCTCCGACGTGCTCGGGTACGACGACACGCTGCTCGACGTCCTCGACCGCCGGATGCGCGCCGAACTGAAGGACGGCCGGGTGCGGGAGCTGGACGCGCTGGTGCTGGCGTGCGCCGGCTCCAGCGACTCGCACGCGAACGCGAGCGTCACCCGCCTCGCGCGGCTGTGGGGCCAGCGGCACAAGCTCCCGGTGACCGCGGCGTTCGTGTGCGCGGCCTCGCCGTCGCCCGCCGAGGCCGTCCTCCAGTGGCGCCTGGAGGGTCGCCGCCACGTGGCGGTCGGCTCCCTGTTCCTCGCGCCCGGCGTACTGCCGGACCGGGCCGAGACCACGTCCCGCCGTGCGGGTGCCGTGGCTGTCTCGGCGCCGTTGGGTGTAAGCGCCGAGGTGGCGCGGCTGGTGCTGCTCCGCTACGGCGTGGCAGGCCTGGACCTGCTCACCCTCGAGCCGGCTCCGCGCCCGGTCATCGCCCGCCCGGAACTGGTCCGTACTGCCTAG
- a CDS encoding glycoside hydrolase family 9 protein, producing MRFSRRVLGVLTTAGLVSGLVVGPLGAAEAAGGGVVRVNQLGYGAFDGKAAYVMTRDAATGVRFQVVDRHGRRVLTGPIGADAGEWNATYRHVYQLDLSTLKTPGSYRLEVPGAAAADFEVRASSARLRTGAKDKAVGFFTAQRDTAHHNDRAASVYETPEFAGPDTDQTVGELRQLGGPVDVSGGWYDAGDYLKFTHIAAYSDSLLWASARDRRDRTVLAEARHGLDWLDRMWDERTRTLYIQVGVGTGNVEGTFIGDHDIWRLPGVDDNLTDPSERHLRNRPVFRAAVPGQPISPNLAGRTAAAFALAAQVEPNRATARRHLETAAQIFAQAKTENVGQLVTSLPFAFYPETAWRDDLELGATELALAARRLGDRRAGAWLRRAGHWATQYLEHEAGGDTLNLYDVSALAHADLIRAASADRPLVRRLAGDLRAQLEIGAARAKGDPFRAGAQYDNFDAVPHAFGLAATARLYRQTTGDRRYDDFGQQQLDWTFGANPWGVSFMIGVGRTAERCPHHQIANITGRELTGAVVNGPNSAGLFEEGLGDHLDGMNPCPADGVDRYAEFTGRGSRYVDDVRSWQASEPADDFAAIAVYALT from the coding sequence GTGAGGTTCTCGCGTCGGGTTCTCGGTGTGCTGACGACGGCTGGTCTGGTGAGTGGTCTGGTGGTGGGTCCGCTCGGTGCCGCGGAGGCGGCGGGCGGTGGTGTGGTGCGGGTGAACCAGCTCGGGTACGGCGCCTTCGACGGCAAGGCGGCGTACGTGATGACGCGCGATGCCGCGACCGGCGTGCGCTTCCAGGTCGTGGATCGGCACGGGAGGCGGGTGCTGACCGGACCGATCGGTGCCGACGCGGGGGAGTGGAATGCGACGTACCGGCACGTCTACCAGCTCGATCTTTCCACCTTGAAGACACCTGGAAGCTACCGCCTCGAGGTACCGGGCGCGGCGGCGGCCGACTTCGAGGTGCGCGCCTCGTCCGCCCGGCTGCGGACCGGCGCGAAGGACAAGGCGGTCGGGTTCTTCACCGCGCAGCGGGACACCGCGCACCACAACGACCGGGCTGCGTCGGTCTACGAGACACCGGAGTTCGCTGGGCCGGACACCGACCAGACCGTCGGTGAACTGCGACAGCTCGGCGGGCCCGTCGACGTCAGCGGCGGCTGGTACGACGCCGGCGACTACCTGAAGTTCACGCACATCGCGGCGTACTCGGACTCGTTGCTCTGGGCATCGGCCCGGGACCGGCGGGACCGGACGGTGCTCGCGGAGGCTCGGCACGGCCTGGACTGGCTGGACCGGATGTGGGACGAGCGGACCCGGACGCTCTACATCCAGGTCGGTGTGGGGACCGGGAACGTCGAGGGGACGTTCATCGGCGACCACGACATCTGGCGGCTGCCGGGCGTCGACGACAACCTGACCGACCCGTCCGAACGCCACCTGCGGAACCGTCCCGTGTTCCGCGCGGCCGTGCCGGGTCAGCCGATCAGTCCGAACCTGGCCGGCCGGACGGCGGCGGCGTTCGCGCTGGCCGCGCAGGTCGAGCCGAACCGCGCGACCGCTCGCCGGCACCTGGAGACGGCCGCCCAGATCTTCGCGCAGGCGAAGACCGAGAACGTCGGGCAGCTGGTCACGTCGCTGCCGTTCGCGTTCTACCCCGAGACCGCGTGGCGCGACGACCTGGAGCTGGGAGCGACCGAGTTGGCACTCGCCGCGCGGCGGCTGGGAGACCGGCGGGCAGGCGCATGGCTGCGGCGGGCCGGCCACTGGGCGACGCAGTACCTCGAGCACGAGGCCGGCGGCGACACGCTGAACCTGTACGACGTCAGCGCGCTCGCGCACGCGGACCTGATCCGCGCAGCGTCGGCGGACCGTCCCTTGGTACGGCGGCTCGCGGGTGATCTCCGGGCCCAACTGGAGATCGGCGCGGCGCGCGCGAAGGGCGATCCGTTCCGGGCCGGCGCGCAGTACGACAACTTCGACGCCGTACCGCACGCCTTCGGGCTGGCGGCGACCGCGCGGCTGTACCGGCAGACGACCGGCGACCGGCGGTACGACGACTTCGGGCAGCAGCAGCTCGACTGGACCTTCGGGGCGAACCCGTGGGGCGTGTCGTTCATGATCGGCGTCGGCCGGACCGCCGAGCGCTGCCCGCACCACCAGATCGCGAACATCACCGGCCGCGAGCTGACCGGCGCGGTGGTCAATGGACCGAACTCGGCCGGGCTCTTCGAGGAAGGCCTCGGCGACCACCTCGACGGCATGAACCCGTGCCCCGCCGACGGCGTCGACCGGTACGCCGAGTTCACGGGCCGCGGCTCCCGCTACGTCGACGACGTCCGCTCGTGGCAAGCCTCCGAACCGGCCGACGACTTCGCCGCGATCGCCGTCTACGCCCTCACGTAA
- a CDS encoding phosphoadenylyl-sulfate reductase: MSDLKTLAEEANELLADASAVEVLAWARETFGDELVVTASMADGALPHLAAEAAPGVDVLFLDTGYHFAETIGTRDAVAATLPINLINALPKQTVAEQDAEYGEKLYARDPNKCCALRKVEPLNRYLSGYKAWVTGIRREEAPTRANTPVVEYDEKRDMVKLNPIAPWTQADLDQYINDNGVLVNLLQYDGYPSIGCEPCTQRVAPGEDPRSGRWAGTGKVECGLHT, from the coding sequence ATGAGTGACTTGAAGACGCTCGCCGAGGAGGCGAACGAACTGCTCGCCGACGCGTCGGCGGTCGAGGTGCTCGCGTGGGCGCGCGAGACCTTCGGCGACGAGCTGGTGGTGACCGCCTCGATGGCCGACGGCGCGCTCCCCCATCTCGCGGCCGAGGCGGCGCCCGGTGTCGACGTACTGTTCCTCGACACCGGCTACCACTTCGCCGAGACGATCGGCACCCGGGACGCGGTCGCCGCGACGCTGCCGATCAACCTGATCAACGCGCTGCCGAAGCAGACCGTGGCCGAGCAGGACGCGGAGTACGGCGAGAAGCTGTACGCCCGCGACCCGAACAAGTGCTGCGCGCTGCGCAAGGTCGAGCCGCTGAACCGGTACCTGTCCGGCTACAAGGCGTGGGTCACCGGCATCCGCCGCGAGGAGGCGCCGACCCGCGCGAACACCCCGGTCGTCGAGTACGACGAGAAGCGCGACATGGTGAAGCTGAACCCGATCGCGCCGTGGACGCAGGCGGACCTGGACCAGTACATCAACGACAACGGCGTCCTGGTGAACCTCCTGCAGTACGACGGCTACCCGTCGATCGGCTGCGAGCCGTGCACCCAGCGCGTCGCACCGGGCGAGGACCCGCGCAGCGGCCGCTGGGCGGGCACCGGCAAGGTGGAATGCGGGTTGCACACATGA
- a CDS encoding MFS transporter — protein sequence MSTDVFPPLRRDRRVHGWIASVAVSQAGDMAWYVGLAWSAAQVTTPAGAGLVMGIGALPKALILLYGGALADRFDGRRTMILANLARIVVLTVAAVALAIWGLSLALLLAVAVVFGVVDALYTPASGTLPRRMVRSDDLVKLSAGTQLAQRLAVFAGAPLGGLLVAHGGLGAVMVVDAASFVVIAVALAFLVKPRLPQPVSTGRSIRADLRDGFAYLKRDTRARTLVIAFSGLNLCVGPILAVGLVQRTHEAGWGSAWFGWFEACSGLAAAAGAVVAMRWKPADLARSGLLALVVQAAGCALIGVAPKYAVFVAMAMIGCTAGIASAQLSAAFQQSVDPSYLGRSFSIVNLSDEALMPLAMTGFGALISLSGIAVACVLVAAGFAALMVWSAIRVNR from the coding sequence GTGAGCACCGACGTCTTTCCGCCGCTCCGGAGGGACCGTCGGGTACACGGGTGGATCGCGTCGGTCGCGGTCTCGCAGGCCGGCGACATGGCCTGGTATGTCGGCCTCGCCTGGAGCGCGGCCCAGGTCACGACCCCGGCAGGCGCCGGGCTGGTGATGGGCATCGGGGCGCTGCCCAAGGCGCTCATCCTGCTGTACGGCGGTGCGCTCGCGGACCGGTTCGACGGGCGCCGGACGATGATCCTCGCCAACCTGGCGCGGATCGTCGTACTGACCGTCGCGGCAGTGGCCCTGGCGATCTGGGGGTTGTCGCTCGCGTTGCTGCTGGCCGTGGCGGTCGTGTTCGGCGTGGTCGACGCGCTCTACACACCGGCTTCGGGCACGCTGCCGCGGCGGATGGTGCGCTCGGACGACCTGGTGAAGCTGTCGGCGGGGACGCAGTTGGCCCAGCGGCTCGCGGTCTTCGCCGGTGCGCCGCTCGGCGGGCTGCTGGTTGCGCACGGCGGGCTGGGCGCCGTGATGGTCGTCGACGCGGCGTCGTTCGTGGTGATCGCGGTCGCGCTGGCGTTCCTGGTGAAGCCGCGGCTGCCGCAGCCGGTGTCCACCGGGCGCTCGATCCGCGCCGACCTGCGCGACGGGTTCGCTTACCTCAAGCGCGACACGCGGGCGCGGACGCTGGTGATCGCGTTCTCGGGCCTCAACCTGTGCGTCGGACCGATCCTCGCGGTCGGCCTGGTGCAGCGCACGCACGAGGCGGGGTGGGGCTCGGCCTGGTTCGGGTGGTTCGAGGCGTGCTCCGGGCTCGCGGCCGCGGCCGGTGCCGTGGTGGCGATGCGGTGGAAGCCTGCCGATCTCGCGCGGTCGGGGCTGCTCGCGCTGGTCGTCCAGGCGGCCGGGTGCGCGCTGATCGGGGTCGCTCCGAAGTACGCCGTTTTCGTGGCGATGGCGATGATCGGCTGTACGGCGGGGATCGCGTCGGCGCAGCTCTCGGCGGCGTTCCAGCAGTCGGTCGATCCGTCGTACCTCGGCCGCAGTTTCAGCATCGTGAACCTGTCCGACGAGGCGCTGATGCCGCTCGCGATGACCGGGTTCGGGGCGTTGATCAGTCTGTCCGGGATCGCCGTCGCCTGTGTGCTCGTCGCCGCCGGGTTCGCCGCGCTGATGGTCTGGTCGGCGATCCGGGTGAACCGCTGA
- the cysD gene encoding sulfate adenylyltransferase subunit CysD — MSITVTELDALESESIFVFREVAAEFERPVILFSGGKDSIVMLHLARKAFAPAGVPFTLLHVDTGHNFPEVLAYRDATVEQLGLRLEVASVEEYIADGRLRERTDGTRNQLQTIPLLDAINAHRFDAVFGGGRRDEERARAKERIFSLRDEFGQWDPRNQRPELWSLYNGRHRPGEHVRVFPLSNWTELDVWHYIEREQIPLPSIYYAHEREVFERDGMLLAVGPYSRPRDGETVSSRQVRYRTVGDMSCTGAVASTATSAAEVVIEVAASEITERGATRADDRASEAAMEDRKREGYF, encoded by the coding sequence ATGAGCATCACAGTCACCGAGCTCGATGCTCTGGAAAGCGAATCGATCTTCGTGTTCCGCGAGGTGGCGGCGGAGTTCGAGCGGCCGGTGATCCTGTTCTCCGGCGGCAAGGACTCGATCGTGATGCTGCACCTGGCGCGGAAGGCGTTCGCGCCGGCCGGGGTGCCGTTCACGTTGCTGCACGTCGACACCGGGCACAACTTCCCCGAGGTCCTGGCCTATCGCGACGCCACGGTCGAGCAACTCGGGCTGCGGCTCGAGGTGGCCAGCGTCGAGGAGTACATCGCCGACGGCCGGCTGCGCGAGCGCACCGACGGGACCCGCAACCAGCTGCAGACGATCCCGCTGCTCGACGCGATCAACGCGCACCGGTTCGACGCCGTGTTCGGCGGCGGCCGCCGCGACGAGGAGCGGGCCCGGGCGAAGGAGCGGATCTTCAGCCTGCGCGACGAGTTCGGGCAGTGGGACCCGCGCAACCAGCGGCCGGAGCTGTGGTCGCTGTACAACGGGCGGCACCGGCCGGGTGAGCACGTGCGGGTGTTCCCGCTGTCCAACTGGACCGAGCTGGACGTCTGGCACTACATCGAGCGCGAGCAGATCCCGCTGCCGTCGATCTACTACGCGCACGAGCGCGAGGTGTTCGAGCGCGACGGCATGTTGCTTGCCGTCGGCCCCTACTCGCGGCCGCGCGACGGCGAGACCGTCAGCAGCCGCCAGGTCCGGTACCGGACGGTCGGCGACATGTCCTGCACCGGCGCCGTCGCCTCCACGGCGACGTCGGCGGCCGAGGTCGTGATCGAGGTCGCGGCCAGCGAGATCACCGAACGCGGCGCCACCCGCGCCGACGACCGGGCCAGCGAGGCCGCGATGGAAGACCGCAAGCGAGAGGGGTACTTCTGA
- a CDS encoding GTP-binding protein: MSTLLRLATAGSVDDGKSTLVGRLLHDCKAILADQIAHVKTVSEARGGDFDFALLTDGLRAEREQGITIDVAYRYFATDKRSFILADCPGHVQYTRNTVTGASTADVVIILVDARHGVLEQTRRHLAVAGLLRVPHVVLAVNKIDLVDYDEAVFTKIAESVNEVADQLGIADLQAIPVSALVGDNVVERSAQTAWYDGPTLLELLENATGRTDSSNQPLRFPVQYVVRPQTDDEYRDYRGYTGTVASGTVSVGDPVIVLPAGRRTTIAGIDRPVVTPTSTAVVERPSAVAGEAVTVRLADDIDVARGSVIVAAEASPGTRRELAATVSWLSDRPLTVGARVLIKHTTTTAQAIVTKITGALDLDTLGVIDATELHLNDIGKVQLKIAAPLAADPYSSNAITGSFLLIDAHDGWTLAAGMIDDEEGELL, translated from the coding sequence ATGAGCACCCTGTTGCGGCTGGCGACGGCCGGCTCGGTGGACGACGGCAAGTCGACGCTGGTCGGGCGGTTGCTGCACGACTGCAAGGCGATCCTCGCCGACCAGATCGCGCACGTGAAGACGGTGTCCGAGGCCCGCGGCGGTGACTTCGACTTCGCGCTGCTCACCGACGGCCTGCGGGCCGAGCGCGAGCAGGGCATCACGATCGACGTCGCCTACCGGTACTTCGCCACCGACAAGCGCTCGTTCATCCTGGCCGACTGCCCCGGGCACGTGCAGTACACCCGGAACACGGTGACCGGCGCGTCGACCGCGGACGTGGTGATCATCCTGGTCGACGCCCGCCACGGTGTCCTCGAGCAGACCCGCCGGCACCTGGCCGTCGCCGGCCTGCTCCGGGTCCCGCACGTCGTCCTCGCGGTGAACAAGATCGACCTGGTCGACTACGACGAGGCCGTGTTCACGAAGATCGCCGAGAGCGTCAACGAGGTCGCCGACCAGCTCGGCATCGCGGACCTGCAGGCGATCCCGGTGTCCGCGCTCGTCGGCGACAACGTCGTCGAGCGGTCCGCGCAGACCGCTTGGTACGACGGCCCGACGCTGCTCGAGCTCCTGGAGAACGCGACCGGCCGCACCGACAGCTCGAACCAGCCGCTGCGCTTCCCGGTGCAGTACGTGGTCCGGCCGCAGACCGACGACGAGTACCGCGACTACCGCGGCTACACCGGCACCGTTGCCTCCGGCACCGTCTCGGTCGGCGACCCGGTGATCGTGCTGCCCGCGGGCCGCCGGACGACGATCGCCGGCATCGACCGGCCGGTCGTGACGCCGACCAGCACCGCGGTGGTCGAGCGGCCGTCCGCGGTCGCCGGCGAGGCAGTCACGGTCCGGCTCGCCGACGACATCGACGTCGCCCGCGGCTCGGTGATCGTCGCCGCCGAGGCCTCCCCCGGCACCCGCCGGGAGCTGGCCGCCACCGTCAGCTGGCTGTCCGACCGGCCGCTGACCGTCGGGGCCCGGGTGCTGATCAAGCACACCACGACCACCGCGCAGGCGATCGTCACCAAGATCACCGGCGCGCTGGACCTCGACACGCTCGGAGTCATCGACGCCACCGAGCTCCACCTGAACGACATCGGCAAGGTGCAGCTCAAGATCGCCGCGCCGCTGGCCGCCGACCCGTACTCCAGCAACGCCATCACCGGATCGTTCCTGCTGATCGACGCCCACGACGGGTGGACGCTCGCGGCCGGCATGATCGACGACGAAGAAGGGGAACTGCTGTGA